A part of Mustelus asterias unplaced genomic scaffold, sMusAst1.hap1.1 HAP1_SCAFFOLD_331, whole genome shotgun sequence genomic DNA contains:
- the LOC144486399 gene encoding uncharacterized protein LOC144486399: MLTRQRARNSESSFTCSVCGKKFMCSSNLLAHQLDHIIQKPLQSSDSGQSIETSEEQAQHQLLHTDERPFSCSHCGKRFSQSSRLAEHQLLHTHERPFSCSHCGESFSDSVHLTEHQQVHTKDRPFSCSQCGKRFTQSSHCTVHQQIHFQKRHFKCFKCEKTFKRRISLLRHQGTHTGERPYVCPVCGKAFTCLQHLLSHRPIHTGEKAFSCSVCGKAFTESSSLRRHRRIHTGEKPFSCSICGKRFAQFSSCNQHQHIHSDKRPFQCSECNKTFKRSDDLLKHKRIHTGERPFLCSVCGKGFAQSSGLLRHQRIHTGEKPFTCSVCGKGFTDSSYMLKHQRAHTATEPFTCSLCGKGFTDPSRLQRHQRVHTGAKPFNCSMCGKGFNQYYSLLKHRRLHV, from the coding sequence atgctgacacgacagcgagctcgcaatagtgagagttcattcacctgctccgtgtgtgggaagaaattcatgtgttcgtccaacctgctggctcaccaactcgatcacattattcagaagcctcttcaaagctctgactctgggcaaagcattgaaacctctgaggaacaggcccaacaccagctccttcacactgacgagagaccgttcagctgctcccactgcgggaagaggttcagccagtcctcccgccttgcagagcaccagctccttcacacacacgagagaccgttcagctgctctcactgtggagAGTCATTCAGCGactcagtgcatctcactgagcaccaacaagttcacaccaaggacaggccattcagctgctcccagtgtgggaagagattcactcagtcctcccactgcaccgttcaccaacagattcattttcagaagagacattttaaatgctttaaatgtgagaagaccttcaaaagaaggattagtctgctgagacaccagggcactcacactggggagagaccatacgTTTGCCCTGTTTGTGGGAAAGCATTTACTTGTTTGCAGCATCTGCTAAGTCaccggcctattcacaccggggagaaggcattcagctgctccgtgtgtgggaaggctttcacggagtcatccagcctccggagacaccgccgcattcacacaggggagaagccgttctcctgctccatttgtggcaaaagatttgctcagttttcctcctgcaatcaacaccaacacattcactctgataagagaccttttcaatgctcagaatgcaataagacctttaaaagaagtgatgatctgctgaaacacaaacgcattcacaccggggagaggccgttcctgtgctctgtgtgtggaaagggattcgctcagtcatctggcctgctgagacaccaacgcattcacaccggggagaagccgttcacctgctctgtgtgtgggaagggattcactgattcatcctatatgctgaaacaccagcgggctcacactgcgacagaaccgttcacctgctccctgtgtgggaagggattcactgatccatcccgcctgcagagacaccagcgagttcacactggggcaaaacctttcaactgctccatgtgtgggaagggatttaatcagtattacagcctgctgaaacatagacgacttcatgtgtga